A single Camarhynchus parvulus chromosome 5, STF_HiC, whole genome shotgun sequence DNA region contains:
- the PIGH gene encoding phosphatidylinositol N-acetylglucosaminyltransferase subunit H codes for MAEERRFLSASGVPIALRRRQHSASCRELAVRGPRLQLRSLSAATSAVWLAAYGLFALCENSMVLSAAIFITLIGLIIYLHFVKVDQESLLVIGSLGIQVTSAYASGKESTTFIEMGQVKDVVINEAIHMQKVIYYLCILLQDPEDPQGVSEVVPLFQSSKPRLDCLIEVYKSCQEILEQRKTAPQSSEIK; via the exons ATGGCGGAGGAGCGGCGCTTTCTCTCGGCCTCCGGGGTGCCGATCGCGCTGCGGCGCCGCCAGCACAGCGCGTCCTGCCGGGAGCTGGCGGTGCGCGGCCCCCGCCTGCAGCTGCGCTCGCTCAGCGCCGCCACCTCCGCCGTCTGGCTGGCGGCCTACGGGCTCTTCGCGCTCTGCGAG AACAGTATGGTGCTCTCTGCTGCCATCTTCATCACGCTGATTGGCCTGATCATATACCTGCACTTCGTGAAGGTTGACCAGGAATCCCTGCTGGTCATCGGCTCACTCGGCATTCAGGTGACTTCAGCCTATGCCTCAGGGAAAGAGAGCACAACCTTCATTGAGATGGGTCAAGTGAAGGATGTGGTCATCAATGAAGCCATCCATATG CAAAAAGTTATCTACTACCTGTGTATCCTCCTCCAGGACCCTGAAGATCCTCAGGGAGTATCTGAGGTTGTGCCACTCTTTCAG AGCTCCAAGCCACGACTGGACTGCTTGATAGAAGTGTACAAAAGTTGTCAAGAgatcctggagcagaggaagacAGCTCCACAatcaagtgaaataaaatag